A DNA window from Mesoplasma coleopterae contains the following coding sequences:
- a CDS encoding APC family permease, with translation MNIKKTKTKTFEFLTLFVMVIGTVIGSGIYMKNSELLDQTNNPIIALILWSFVGVICIMSMIVFIEISSSTKHFGNGTLGNWAKIFINRKTASFFSIMYGWVYIPSTQSVFVAGAVNYLLLAIGAPITPYQQLIIYLLVGFSIFITCTILSIYKRFINRRIQIIGILIKFLPLLIAFIAGFILIDKTGGTSAMWPTDHNKYGWSPLLFLGGFGGILFAFDGYVYIANAQKTATHKDVVPKALFAGMIFVAIFYVLMALSLFMGSPDGSIVKLFEKMLGGKDNNAARIISNLILMTICLLGSSIFVDIAIVDLASDANNKTIYTKKRSMSYKEAGVIQLFIFMVAYTFLITIGICTTRDGWDGLSSTAGVGKVDSIEALLNKPADYINWFSSGTSALVFIMVLAVMIAGVVNRFTKKVKVEQTKLFMICGIISSFFMTIFIFFGIFAFIWEPKNIADGNWELTSSGMWFLIILVISLTINIFVFLIQEYKFKKDPYVDGWDGEINPDVKVEDNLSIIADIKTLKQRIFNKK, from the coding sequence ATGAACATTAAAAAAACTAAAACTAAAACGTTTGAATTTTTAACTCTTTTTGTAATGGTTATTGGAACTGTAATTGGTTCTGGTATATATATGAAAAACAGTGAATTATTAGATCAAACAAACAACCCAATTATTGCTTTAATTCTTTGATCATTTGTTGGAGTTATATGTATTATGTCAATGATTGTTTTTATTGAGATTTCTTCTTCAACAAAACATTTTGGAAATGGTACATTAGGTAATTGAGCAAAAATATTTATCAATAGAAAAACAGCATCATTTTTTTCAATTATGTATGGATGAGTTTATATTCCTAGTACACAAAGCGTATTTGTGGCTGGTGCTGTTAACTATCTGCTTTTAGCAATTGGTGCTCCAATTACACCTTATCAACAATTAATTATTTATTTATTAGTTGGATTTAGTATATTTATAACTTGTACGATTTTATCTATTTATAAAAGATTCATTAATAGAAGAATACAAATAATTGGGATTTTAATAAAATTTTTACCTCTACTAATAGCATTTATTGCAGGTTTTATTTTAATTGATAAAACTGGTGGAACAAGCGCAATGTGACCTACAGATCATAATAAATATGGTTGATCTCCTTTACTTTTCTTAGGTGGATTTGGTGGTATATTATTTGCATTTGATGGATATGTTTATATTGCTAATGCGCAGAAAACAGCTACACACAAAGATGTTGTTCCAAAAGCATTATTTGCTGGAATGATATTTGTTGCAATATTTTATGTATTAATGGCACTTTCATTATTTATGGGTTCACCAGACGGTTCAATTGTTAAGCTATTTGAAAAAATGTTGGGTGGAAAAGATAATAATGCTGCCAGAATTATTTCAAACTTAATTTTAATGACTATTTGTCTATTAGGTTCAAGCATATTTGTTGATATTGCTATTGTTGATTTAGCTTCTGATGCTAACAACAAAACTATTTATACAAAAAAAAGAAGTATGTCATACAAAGAAGCAGGAGTTATTCAATTGTTTATTTTCATGGTTGCTTATACTTTCTTAATAACTATCGGTATATGTACAACAAGAGACGGTTGAGATGGATTATCTTCAACTGCTGGGGTTGGAAAAGTTGATTCAATAGAAGCACTACTAAACAAACCTGCAGATTACATTAACTGATTTTCTTCAGGAACAAGTGCACTTGTATTCATAATGGTATTAGCTGTTATGATTGCTGGAGTTGTTAACAGATTTACCAAAAAAGTTAAAGTTGAGCAAACAAAGCTATTTATGATTTGTGGAATTATTTCTTCGTTCTTTATGACAATATTTATTTTCTTTGGAATCTTTGCTTTTATATGAGAACCTAAAAATATTGCTGATGGAAATTGAGAATTAACAAGTTCAGGAATGTGATTTTTAATTATTTTAGTAATTTCTTTAACAATCAATATTTTTGTTTTCTTAATTCAGGAATATAAATTTAAAAAAGATCCTTACGTAGATGGTTGAGATGGTGAAATCAATCCAGATGTAAAAGTTGAAGACAATTTAAGTATTATTGCAGATATTAAAACTTTAAAACAAAGAATTTTTAATAAAAAATAA
- the serS gene encoding serine--tRNA ligase: MLDINFIESNLVKVKEQLNKRSGEYTLILDEAVELNIQRKSILKEVENLKANKNNLSKQVGELMRNKHVEEANKIKNDVASINTKIDTLDEKLKEVQEELTIKLQNIPNIPNDDMPVGNDDNDNIEVRVWGNEFVKNHDTAHWDIADKLKLVDFEAGPKLSGSRFVVYTGLGAKLVRSLANILLDLHTSKGYKEITVPLLVNPQAMYGTGQLPKFKEDAYITTNDQYLIPTGEVPLTNLHAGQILDANQLPIHYTTYSQCFRQEAGSAGRDTKGLIRLHQFNKVELVKLTDQESSEIELQAMVKDAEAVLQLFNLPYRVVELCTGDVGFSSTKTYDLEVWFPEQNKYREISSCSNCTDFQARNMQTRYRDANGEVKLVHTLNGSGVAIDRLIAAILENYWDGEKLIIPTVLKPYFGNQEFIK, translated from the coding sequence ATGTTAGACATAAATTTTATTGAAAGTAATTTAGTTAAAGTTAAAGAACAACTAAATAAAAGAAGCGGTGAGTACACATTAATTCTTGATGAAGCTGTTGAATTAAATATTCAAAGAAAATCAATTTTAAAAGAAGTAGAAAATTTAAAAGCAAATAAAAATAATTTATCAAAACAAGTTGGTGAATTAATGAGAAACAAGCACGTTGAAGAAGCTAACAAAATTAAAAATGATGTAGCATCTATTAATACAAAAATTGATACACTTGATGAAAAATTAAAAGAAGTTCAAGAAGAGTTAACAATTAAATTACAAAACATTCCTAACATCCCTAATGATGATATGCCTGTTGGTAATGACGACAATGATAATATTGAAGTTAGAGTTTGAGGAAATGAATTTGTTAAAAACCATGATACAGCTCACTGAGATATTGCAGATAAACTAAAATTAGTTGATTTTGAAGCAGGACCTAAACTAAGCGGTTCAAGATTTGTTGTTTATACTGGTTTAGGTGCTAAATTAGTTAGAAGTTTAGCAAACATTCTTTTAGACTTACACACAAGCAAGGGTTATAAAGAAATTACAGTTCCACTTCTTGTTAATCCGCAAGCTATGTATGGAACAGGACAATTACCAAAATTTAAAGAAGACGCATATATTACAACAAATGATCAATACTTAATTCCTACAGGAGAAGTTCCGTTAACTAATTTACATGCTGGTCAAATCTTAGATGCAAATCAATTGCCAATTCACTATACAACATATTCTCAATGTTTCAGACAAGAAGCAGGTAGTGCTGGTAGAGATACAAAAGGTTTAATTAGACTACACCAATTTAATAAGGTTGAATTAGTTAAATTAACTGATCAAGAATCAAGTGAAATTGAGTTACAAGCAATGGTTAAAGATGCAGAGGCTGTTCTTCAATTATTTAATTTACCATACCGTGTAGTTGAATTATGTACAGGAGATGTTGGGTTTAGTTCAACAAAAACTTATGATTTAGAAGTTTGATTTCCTGAGCAAAATAAATATCGTGAAATTTCAAGTTGTTCAAACTGTACAGATTTCCAAGCTAGAAATATGCAAACAAGATATCGCGACGCGAATGGGGAAGTAAAATTAGTTCATACATTAAACGGTTCTGGAGTTGCTATTGATAGATTAATTGCAGCAATTTTAGAGAATTATTGAGACGGTGAAAAATTAATTATTCCGACAGTACTTAAGCCATACTTTGGGAATCAAGAATTCATAAAATAA
- a CDS encoding Hsp33 family molecular chaperone HslO: MDLQIRAISHKHNAKIAIVDISESMREICNLQQTNPFISIALSKFTVGNTLISLDNKELAKINSNYISNNGAVKKMIAEFQNNKVRAYAQVKDFEIEEYIPRLSNNPVFATVGTQGQLLNSRDMGLKEPYVSTINTDSPNMDHIWMDFLRDSNQVGSLLTSDVKLDDDLKVQKVVGILIQLLPEHTQEDIELLESKLGNTKFICEILMKSTNYYEVIKEIFEDAIILESKEIIFECTCNDKKILDSVKLLGKNDIEELINNEEDVQVICDFCNKKYIVKNEQLKILI, encoded by the coding sequence ATGGATTTACAAATAAGAGCAATAAGCCATAAACATAATGCAAAAATAGCAATAGTTGATATTAGTGAAAGTATGAGAGAAATTTGTAATTTACAACAAACAAACCCTTTTATAAGTATTGCTTTATCAAAATTTACTGTTGGTAATACATTGATTTCATTAGATAATAAAGAACTTGCAAAAATTAATTCTAATTACATTTCAAATAATGGAGCAGTTAAAAAAATGATTGCAGAATTTCAAAACAACAAAGTTAGAGCATATGCTCAAGTTAAAGATTTTGAAATCGAAGAATATATACCACGATTAAGTAATAACCCTGTTTTTGCAACAGTAGGAACACAAGGACAGCTTTTAAATAGTAGAGACATGGGTTTAAAAGAACCTTATGTTTCAACAATCAACACAGATTCACCTAATATGGATCATATTTGAATGGATTTTTTAAGAGATAGTAACCAAGTTGGTTCACTTTTAACAAGTGACGTAAAATTAGATGATGATTTGAAAGTGCAAAAAGTTGTTGGAATATTAATTCAATTACTACCTGAACACACTCAAGAAGATATAGAATTATTGGAATCAAAGTTAGGAAATACTAAATTTATCTGTGAAATTTTAATGAAATCAACCAATTACTATGAGGTAATAAAAGAAATTTTTGAAGACGCTATAATTTTAGAAAGCAAAGAAATCATTTTTGAATGTACATGCAACGATAAAAAAATACTTGACTCAGTTAAATTATTAGGAAAAAACGATATTGAAGAATTAATTAATAATGAAGAAGACGTTCAAG